The Gorilla gorilla gorilla isolate KB3781 chromosome 11, NHGRI_mGorGor1-v2.1_pri, whole genome shotgun sequence genome contains the following window.
ctcttgggttcaagtgatcctcccacttcagcctccagagtagctgggagtataggcaccaccacacccagcttatttttgtatttttagtagagatgtggtttcaccatgttggcaaggctggtctcgaactcctgacctcaactgatctgcctgcctgggccttccaaagtaaACTGCAcgtatttaaagtatacaatttgataagttttgccacgaaactatcaccacaatcaagataaaggACATACCCATTAcccaaaaagttttttttcctgCACCTTTGTGATCCCTCCCTTCTGCCCCCTCTGTCCCCACTTCCCAAGACAACCTCGGATCTGTTTCTGTAACTTCAGGTTAGTTTgtgttttctagaattttatataaatgaaataaaacagtaagtatttttatttgctggctGCTTTCATTCAGTACAGTTATTTGGAGATTCATCTgtattgcatgtatcaatagatcattcctttttattgtggaGTAAtcttcattgtatggatatgtctacagttTGTTTATACTGTTGCcttttgatggacatttcagttgtttccagttttggctaCTACAAATGAAGCTACGAGGTATAAttctttgtatggacatatgcttTATGTTGGGTAAATACTGAGGAGGGAATGGCTGGCTCCTATGTTAGGTGTATGCTTAACTTTTTAAGTTTCCAAActggttttccaaaatggctgtaccacTTCATATTCCCATTATCAGtatatgagagttctagttgcttCATATCTTTGCCAGcacttgggtgtgtgtgtgtgtgtgtgtatgtatatatatacacatatatatatatatacacacacacacacatatatatatacacatatatatacacacacacacacacacacatatatatatatataacatatatgaaatTGTTTTTATGATCTCAGgaccctggattttttttttaattttagacattctaaTAGGTAGTAGCATCTCAATGTggtttaaatttacatttcccttttgACCAATAATGATAagcacattttcatgtttatttgttGTGTGTATATCTTTTTAGTGACATAGTGAAATCTTctgtacttatttttctttctttattttgagacggagtctcgttttgtcacccaggctggagtgcagtggctcagtctcagctcattccagcctccgcctcccggattcaagagattctcgtgcctcagcctcccaagtagctgggacaacaggtgtgcaccatcatgcccagctaattttctatttctagtagagatggggtttcaccatgttggccaagctggtctcaaactcctgactttaagtgatccactcaccttggcctcccaaagtgctgggattacaggtgcctagcCAAAATCTTCTGCActtaaaatagagagagagagagagacttactatgttatgttgcccaggctgttctcagactcctgggctcaagcagttctcccacctcagtctcccaaagtgctgagattacaggtgtgagccactacacccagccaaaggCACAAATACTAACAgactcaaattattttcttcccaGGACTTACAACCTTGGAGAAGCTCTGGGCATGTTGCCAGCCTCTCCCAGTCTTATCTCAGTTCAGAAGGATCATATACTGAATAAAATTATATCAGAAATACTTCATATCTAAAGTAGTATATCTAAATTATGTCTAAAGTTAGTTAATACCTGCTCTGACCTAGTTAATGCCTTGAACCTATTTTAGTTCAATGTACTTTGAAACCTTGGATCACCATGGAAGTGATGAAACTTCTAGTTAACAAAATTCATAAAAGTAACAGTCGGTGAAAGTGAAATTCATACTCAGGACACTCTACCTGCCTGCCAAGATAATATGCATCTATAAATTGACCTCTTAaatgaaattttcaaaagaaaattaccaataatttagcaatttttttttgccatatagcATTTACCAGCAAATGCTctgtaacaaatattttatggctcaattaagtattttttattttctcttaaaaggGTATGTGCTCAACTAGACAACCGTTTTTGAATCCTATTCTAAACACCACTTGTGTTTTTGAAAAGCACAAGCTCCAAAGGCACAGCTTTTCAAGTTTTACCTGTTAGAGCAACAAGACTAGTTAAAGCATGTTAAAAGAATTACACTTTAAAAGCCATTATAACACTTAATTTTCCTGTCTCTGATCTGTCTGCCTCTCTTTAAAGAGCAAAACCAGTGAGAAGTAAAGGAATTCCCAACCCCTACCTCATCTAAAACCTCAGCTGTTACACAACGTCTACTTGAAGATGTGCTGAATCCAGTGTAGACTTGAAGAAGTCCTTCGGCCTCACTGCCACACCTAATAGAACATCCCAAATGTCCCATTCCCAGAGTTTGTCTTGGTCTGCCCTACCAGCTGGACTCATGATCCAGCAGTTTCCTGTTTCAATTTCTGTAGAAAGTCTTGAGTGCCTCTGCCCCTCTGGAGTgatcatataatttattgtccaaacTCAGACACTTTTGAAAGTGAAAGGAGATACCAATAATCATTATGTCTGGACAACAGGCACAAACCAAGCCTATTCTGAGCAAAAGGGGGCATATGGTCACCCTAGCTAGAGCTAATAAAAGTAACCAGGAAATCGTAAATCTGCCCATTTAcagattattatttcttttcaatcTGGTATGCCAGACTTCCCATAATGAATCAAGGGGGTAATGGACATACTCCATTGaaacaattttccatttttatctacAAGCCATTTACAATCCCCTCTGCCAAGGGTGGTCCTATTGCTACCCTGGTATTCCTGGATCATATTTTCTCCTGCAGTTTATCTATGTCTCCCTCAAATTAACCTAGCCATTAAGGTCTGTTGTCTTTGTATTAgtctcacttctgacaccaattTGTACTGTCAAACAGGAAAGTaatataaagtaatataaaaaCACTAACAGACAGGATGGGAAACATTTCTGTAAAAGAAAAGTATAGGAAATGTACAGAGATGATCCCAAAAATGATGGAACAACACAGCATGCTGGAGGCACAGGGTTTACAAATTCTCACAAGGATATATAGCTGACGATGTTACCCGTTACACACAGTGATGTTCATCCAGGCATGAGCTACTCAATTTTGCTCTGTTATAGGGAATTTTATACTTTCCTGGTTCTAGAGACTCTTAAGTGCCACCTGTTGAGGTACAACTAATACAAAGCAATCTCAGCACATGCCTCAGTTTTTACTGTGAGACTACATAAGATGAAGCATAATttcctagttttgtttttttttttttgaaacagagtcttgctctgtcacccaggctggagtgcagtggcgcaatcttggctcactgcaagctccgcctcccgggctcacgccattctcctgcctcagcctcccgagtagctgggactacaggcgcccgccaccatgcctggctgattttttgtatttttagtacagaaggggtttcaccatgttagccaggatggtctcgatctcctgacctcgtgatccgcctgcctcagcctcccaaagtgctgggattacaggcgtgagccgctatGCCCAGCCCTAATTTCCTAGTTTTAATATTCCTTAGCAGGCCTAGACTTCCCCATACCTGTCTGGAGTCCATTTCTACGAGTCCAGTGTTGCCAGGTCTTGCCATTTTTTTAATGGTAGAAATCTTGATTTATGTTAAATATTCcagttttttaaatgacagcCCTTAATTAGAATCTTAAAATATTGCACAAGCCAAACAAAATTAACCTGCAAGCTCATGACTTCTCTCCAACATACTCATGGGCTGTATCCCTAGCAAGGGCCAAGTATGTTTATTTCTAAACCTCTTTTTGCCAGTTATGTgtgttattataattatatatttatgacttTAACCCATGAAATGTGattaaaaaattgctttttcttttaaaaagattgaGAACTTTGGAAAGACTTGCTAAAATCAGGTCACTAGAAATTGCTGTCAAATGCAGTGTGTTCAAAATAATTGTAAAAGATTGAGAGATGTCTTAGCTTGGGTGCTCCCAAAAGGAGAGCCTGAGGCAAAAGCTTATATGCTACCTCCTTGGTAAGGAGTGAAATCTCAGAGAGCAAAAATGGGGGGTCAGCAGAGTGAAGCAGATCCAGAAGGAAACCCAATATGAGGATGTGACATCAAGCTGGCCACCAGTAAGTGCAATGAAATGCTTAATCTCATGGTCACACCTCTGAGAAATCACATAAACAACACCTCCAAACAGTATGTGTGAGATGGGTTGGGAAGAATTTATGATTTCTCAGCTCTTATCTGCCACTCCTCAAAGATTCACCCCAGAACATAATCTCTCCTGAATTTTCAGATTGCCCAAGGCAGAATTCACCTTGACATCAGCGGACAGGAAGCAAGGAGGACTCAGAGCAACATGACGTACATGAAGTACTGTTGGCTTGGCAGATTGTGCCAGCAGGAGTTCAGAGTCCACACAGAACAGTCTTGGTAGCAGTGGCTGGAACAAGAGAATAGTGAGGCCAAGAAGATCAGAATTAATGCAAGCTGTTTGATAAAAGaggtaaatgaaaaaaaacttggatCCTGGGCTCAGATTTCTTCATATGTGTCTTTGAGTTCTGATCCACTGTAAAAATAACAATtcttgaggccaggcgcggtggctcatgcctgtaatcccaacactttgggaggccaacgtgggaggatcacgaggtcaggagttcgagaccagcctggccaacatagtgaaaccctgtctctactaaaaatacaaaaattagccaggcgcgtgcctgtagtcccagctacccaggaggctgaggcaggagaattgcttgaactcgggcagtggaggttgcagtgagccgagatcacgccactgtactccagcttgggcaacagagtgagacttcatctcaaaaaaaaaaaaaaaaagaaaagaaaaaaagaagtcactgAATGTGTAACATGCAATAATGAGAGAAGGCCTCTGGCAGCACTGCAATCCACTGTCTCTCCCAATAGGGCATAACACCACAGGGCATAGGGCCTAACACCACAGGCCTTAGGGCCTAAGGTGTTATGCCTCCCAATAGGGCATAACACCAATAGGGCATAACCACACCTGTGAGGAACGCCACAGATGCCGCTGGAATTGTGCTGAAAGAGCTAAAGAGGCAAAGTTCTTTGGGTGTTTTTCACCTCCTGGTGGCCGTGGATGGAATCAATGCTCTTTGGAGAAGGACCGCTCTGAAAAGAGAAGATAAATGCCTGATTGCCCCAGAGGAATTAGCACTTGTTTCACAACCTGaggaaaatgatgaaaaatgaTTGGCATGGAGGTGCCATTGTGTTGACTTTGAACCAGACTGGGTCTCTCTTTAAGCCCCGGAAAGCCTATCTGCTCCAGGAGTTTCTGGTAAAGGAAGGATTTGATGCCCTGGATCCCTTTATTCCCATCCTGGTTTCCAAATATAACCCAAAGGAATTTGAAAGTCATATTCAGTATTGTTTGGAAAACAATTGGCTTTAACATGAGAAAACtcatacagaagagaaaaaagagctGCTGTTCTTAAGTAATGCAAACCCCTCGCTGCTGGAGTGGTTCTGTGCCTACCTCTAAGCCACAATCACAATATGCGAGGAAGACAATGGACATCTGCTTTAGGCTGAACCCAGTGAGATGAGGAAGTCTGGCAGTATACAGGAAGAGGAGCCAGGCCCTTGTACCTGTGGGGGATTGGACAGGACTGCAGTTGGCGCTGGACCTCCATTAAAATGGGTTTCACTGTGAACATGTGACGAGATATTCCCTTGTTCCAGAAACTTATATCGGTTTATTGGATGTGGTTTTTCACATTTAAGATAATTATGGCTCTTttcctaaaaaataaagtatctttctaaaaaaaaaaaattctgctgaggcgagcagatcacgaggtcaggagtttgagaccagcctgcccagtatggtggaaaccccgtctctactaaaaatacaaaaattagccaggcgtagtggtgcacctgtagtcccagctactcaggaggctaagacaggagaatcgcttgaacccagaaggtggaggttgcagtgatctgagatcgcaccactgcactccagcctgggcaacagagcgagattctatcacaaaaaaaaaaaaaaaaaaaagatgggacacggtggctcatgcctgtaatcccagcactttgaggggccgaggtgggtggatcacaaggttaggagtttaagaccatcctggccaatatggtgaaacccccatctctactaaaaaaatacaaaaattagccgggtgtggtggcgggcacctatagtcccagctactcaggagctgaggcaagagaatctcttgaacctgggaggtggaggttgcagtgagcccagatcgagccactgcactccagcctgagcgacagagcgagactctgccttacTGCTTTTTTATAATACAATACCGTTATTGAGCTCTGATTcctataacataaaattcaccgtTTCAAAGTATACAATTCACAGAGGAAGTGGGGCTACTTGGAGTTGGCACAAATTCTCTGCTCCTACCAGCTCCACCATGTCAAAGCTTTCCTTTAAGATCACTCTGACTTCCGACCTGCGGCTGCTGTACAAAGTACTCAGTGTTCCTGAAAGTACACCTTTCACAGCAGCAGAATAATTTAAAGTCCTGCTACAACAAGTGCAATTACTGCCAGTGATGGAATATACATAAATTCTGCACAGACTGCTGGTTCAGAACTACAAAGTATGCCTAGAGATTATATTGGAAGGTAATATCTGTTACTTGAAAGTACAATTGCTTTTCAGAATAaatattgctaatttttttttaaagtgtagaattcagtggtttttagtgtattcacaaagGTGTGCAACCGTCATCACTATTTAATTCCAGACCATTTTATagccccaaaagaaaccctgtacacATTAGCAATCACTCTCATGCCCCTCTCCCCACAacttctggcaaccactaatctactttctgtctccatggatttgcctattcttgacacttcatataaatgaaatcacacaaaATGTGACCTGttgtgtctggcttctgtcacttagcataatgttttcaaaatatcatccatgctgtagcatgtatcagaatttcatttttttcggTCCAAATGATATTCCACTTTATGAATGTATcacattttgtgtgtatgtgtcacaTCCATTCGTCTGTTTATGGATATTGGATAATCTTCATATTTTAGCTATTATCAATAATGCTGCtgtaggccagacacagtggcttatacctgtaatctcagcactttgagaggccaaggcaggaggatcacttgaggccaggagttcaagaccagattgaacaacacagcaagaccctctttctaaataaaataataataccactgctgtaaacatttatatacaagtttgtgtgtagacatatgttttcaattctcctgGGTAAATACTTAGAGTGAAATTAATGGCCATTTGGtaactatgtttaactttttgagcaactgccaaactgttacaccattttacattcccagcagcaagGTGTGAACATTTCAGTTCCTCcaaatccttgccaacacttgttattttccgtTTTTTGATTATAGCTATTGTAGTTggtatgaagtggtatttcattatggttttgatttgtatttccctaatggctaaggattttgagcatcttctcatgtgtttattggttatttgtatatcttctttggagaaatatctgctCAAATCTGTGGGCAATTTTTAATGGGatgatctttttgttgttgagttgtaacaATTTTTTAATATACTCTGGTTACAAACCTCTTATCagatatgtaatttgcaaatattttctcttattttgtgggttgtctttttctcgatggtgttctttgaagcacaaaaagttttaattttggtaaagtctgattcattttttaaattttgttacttattttttcatgtcatatttaaaaaacaactgtCTAATCTAAGTTCACAAAGACTTACTCCTATGTGTTCTTCTAAGAGGATTCAGTTAGCTCttacatttacattattttaatctaTAATCTTGGaacgaatggaatttaatgttaACACTATTTACTTTCTTACTCCCTCCTATTACGCAGGAAACAAATGGCAGTTTGATTCTAAGTGTATTCACTAATACAAGGCTGGGGACTGCCCCATGAGGGATGAGCATGAGGGCCATAAGAGATATTGCTGGGAGCCCACTTTGAAACAGGAGTTGGTGACAGAAGCAAGCCCCAGCCACTGGCCTCACTTAGAGCTGGAGGAACAAGATTTTATCCAGTCCTAAGAGGAAGTATGGGAGAAACACAAAGATACTGCCAACACACCAGTACAGGCTCACTGAGAGGCGCTATCTATTCTATAATACTTAAGTATATTTCCCCAACCTTCAGGTGGATATGGTTTTCATATGCTCCTACAGTAAGTGACTGAACATTGTATGATGCTATGaaattaatacattattttataaatgttgacACTACTAGGTGACAGCAAAATAGTGACTATGTTATTAGCTTGTATGCATTTCTGAGCAATTGTTAACCTTTTCAGCCTTTGAACCTATCAGAATTTCGTCAGTGTGctgtgataaatatttgttatcaTTTTGAACTTAATAGACTACATACAAGTGTACAAAAGAAGGCTTTTGTACATACAAGTGTACAAAAGAAGGCTTTTGAGTCATCACAGAGTAATAACTACACCACAGAGTAATAACTACTATAATAATAGCTACATTACAAAATAATAACTGCTATATTTAGACACAATGACCTGTGTGGCTATTTCATGACTTTGATCACTGAACTCAGTAGGTGCTCTctatcagcaaaaaaaaaaaaaaaagaaaaaagaaa
Protein-coding sequences here:
- the LOC109025856 gene encoding LOW QUALITY PROTEIN: ubiquitin-fold modifier 1-like (The sequence of the model RefSeq protein was modified relative to this genomic sequence to represent the inferred CDS: inserted 1 base in 1 codon; substituted 1 base at 1 genomic stop codon); its protein translation is MSKLSFKITLTSDLRLLYKVLSVPESTPFTAAEXFKXPATTSAITASDGIYINSAQTAGSELQSMPRDYIGR